ATTAAAAATAATTTGCACAACCCAGACAAGGCTTCTATTTTTGCGTTGTTTAAAATTATTCTAAATAGATGAAAGCAACCTACCTAATTCGCATGGCAGCCCTTCTGGTCTTCGGATGGGCGTCGGCACAAACGGCCTCGATCAGCGGCGTTGTAACCTCGGATGGCAAGACCCCTGAAGCCAACGTAAACGTATCCCTTAAAGGAACCACGGTTGGTTCGGTGACCGATGCCCGGGGTTTTTATGAAATCCGCAACATCCAGCCGGGTACGTATACCCTTCGCATCACGTCTATCGGCTTTGCCACCCGTGAACGCGCCTTTACCCTGAAAGCGGGCGAGCAGTTGGTCGAGAATATCACGCTGACGACAACCGCCGAAAACCTTGCGGAGGTATCGGTAGAAGGTGCCGCACGGAAGAACCCGTTCGGACGCAAGGAAAGCGCGTATGTGTCGAAGATGCCGTTGAAAGACATTGAGAACCCCCAGGTGTACAACACCATTTCGGCGGAGGTGCTGAAAGAGCAGGTGGTGACGAATTTTGACGATGCCCTCAAGAACGCCCCGGGTATCGACAAACTATGGGAATCTACCGGACGTGGCGGCGATGGAGCCGGTTATTTCTCCCTTCGCGGTTTTGCCGTGCAGCCGACGATGATGAACGGACTTCCGGCCCTTACTGCCGGATCGCCGGATCTCGCCAACCTTGAGCGTATTGAAGTCGTCAAAGGTCCTTCAGGAACACTGTTTGGAAGTAGTTTGATTTCGTATGGCGGACTTATCAACCTCGTGACGAAGCGCCCGTATGAGTACTTCGGTGGCAATATATCCTACACCGGTGGTACGTTCGGCCTGAACCGCGTTGCGGCGGACATCAACGCCCCTATTGGCGAATCGAACAAGGCATTTTTACGGGTGAACACCGCCTACCAGCGCGAGGCGTCTTTCCAGGATGCCGGGTTCCGTCGCTCGTTCTTTTTCGCTCCGACATTGGCGTACCAAGTGAACGATAAGGTACGTTTTGATGTGAATGCGGAGTTCTATAACGGCCGCAACACCAACCAAACGATGCTGTTCCTCGACCGTTTCTCACCGCTTCGCGCCACGAACATCGACGAATTGGGCTATGACCGCAAACGGTCGTACACCAGCAACGACCTGTATATCGACACCCCGACCTACAACCTCCAAGGGCAAATGACGTATAAAATCAATGGCAACTGGACCTCCCAAACCGCCATCTCCCGCAGCTCGACGCAGTCGAAAGGGTACTACTCGTATCTCTACGAAGGCACGAGTTTCATTGAAGCGGCTGCCGGTACGACGCTTGACGGCATCATCCTGGCGCGTTACACCAGCAAACAGGATTTTGAGACCATCGGAACCGACATCCAACAGAATTTCATCGGCGAATTCCAAATTGGGAAATTCAAGAACAAGTTCATCGGCGGACTCGATTATTTAAACCTGAACCAGATTTCGAACAGCACCGGTTATGGCGCGCAGGGGTTTGTGAACTTGGGCGTGGACGAAGCGATTTTCCAGTCGCTGTTACCGGCTCTGCACGGAACGGCTATTCCTATTGGCGGTGCCGTAGGTGACTCGGGCGTGCTGACACAGGCCGGTGCCGATGCAGGTATCGCCGCTTTGGGTAACAGCAGTGCGCGTCCGTACAAAACCAAACAAGAGATTTTCAGCGCCTACGCCTCGAACGTCTTCTACCTGTTGCCGAACCTGTCTGCCATGGCCAGTATCCGCGTCGACCGCTTCAACAATGAAGGTAACCTGTCGACCGACGCCGACAACTACGACCAAACGGCCTGGTCGCCGAAATTCGGAGTGGTGTACCAGCCCATTCAAGATAAAATTGCCCTTTTTGCCAACTATCTCAACGGATTCTCGAACGTAGCGCCGGCCTCGGATATCGTCGGTGGCACCACCATCCCGCGTACCTTCAACCCCGAGCATGCCGAGCAGTTTGAATTCGGTACCAAAGTAAACTTCCTCAATGATCGTGTTACAGGTTCCATCAGCTACTACAACATCGACGTGCGCGACATGGTGTATACGATTTACGCTGATAATGCAACTCCATTCCCTGACCAGATCAATGTGCAAAACGGCCGCCAACGCAGCAAAGGCATTGAGGTGAGTCTGACGGCCAACCCGATTGACGGGCTCAACATCATCGCGGGTTACAGCTATAACGACAGTAAACTGATCGAAGGCGATCCGGATTTCCAGGGGAAACGGCCGGAAAGCGCAGGGCCGCAAAACCTCGCCAACCTTTGGGCCAGCTACCGCTTTGGTGCGGGTGCGCTGAAAGGTTTCGGACTGGGCTTCGGCGGGAATTACGCCAGCGAAAACAAGATCATGAACCGCAACCTGGCCGGCACCTTCCGTCTTCCGGAGTACACGGTGCTGAATGCCTCCGCCTTTTACGATCTCGAGGCATTCCGCTTTACGGTGAAAATAGACAACCTCACGCAAGAGGCGTACTATAAAGGTTGGTCGACCATAAGTCCGCAACGCCCACGGGTGTTCTCAGCCGGTATGACCTACAATTTCTAATTCCAACAGGACCTGCCCGTGTGTGGCAGGTCCTTTTATTCCTATGCTGACGCTTACGTTTTTTCTAACAACCGTGTCTTATGGGTTGTGGTA
This genomic interval from Flavobacterium sp. HJ-32-4 contains the following:
- a CDS encoding TonB-dependent receptor, which translates into the protein MAALLVFGWASAQTASISGVVTSDGKTPEANVNVSLKGTTVGSVTDARGFYEIRNIQPGTYTLRITSIGFATRERAFTLKAGEQLVENITLTTTAENLAEVSVEGAARKNPFGRKESAYVSKMPLKDIENPQVYNTISAEVLKEQVVTNFDDALKNAPGIDKLWESTGRGGDGAGYFSLRGFAVQPTMMNGLPALTAGSPDLANLERIEVVKGPSGTLFGSSLISYGGLINLVTKRPYEYFGGNISYTGGTFGLNRVAADINAPIGESNKAFLRVNTAYQREASFQDAGFRRSFFFAPTLAYQVNDKVRFDVNAEFYNGRNTNQTMLFLDRFSPLRATNIDELGYDRKRSYTSNDLYIDTPTYNLQGQMTYKINGNWTSQTAISRSSTQSKGYYSYLYEGTSFIEAAAGTTLDGIILARYTSKQDFETIGTDIQQNFIGEFQIGKFKNKFIGGLDYLNLNQISNSTGYGAQGFVNLGVDEAIFQSLLPALHGTAIPIGGAVGDSGVLTQAGADAGIAALGNSSARPYKTKQEIFSAYASNVFYLLPNLSAMASIRVDRFNNEGNLSTDADNYDQTAWSPKFGVVYQPIQDKIALFANYLNGFSNVAPASDIVGGTTIPRTFNPEHAEQFEFGTKVNFLNDRVTGSISYYNIDVRDMVYTIYADNATPFPDQINVQNGRQRSKGIEVSLTANPIDGLNIIAGYSYNDSKLIEGDPDFQGKRPESAGPQNLANLWASYRFGAGALKGFGLGFGGNYASENKIMNRNLAGTFRLPEYTVLNASAFYDLEAFRFTVKIDNLTQEAYYKGWSTISPQRPRVFSAGMTYNF